From Streptomyces sp. NBC_00683, one genomic window encodes:
- a CDS encoding protein phosphatase 2C domain-containing protein, which produces MSQQGETPAAHEDDWWRRLYDETAPDTGPSSAADSLDDRFDSASDAVGPPEDDRTDTGTNEGAAVPVPDPRVPARPSVPGAPPAGAHRMRQPPPKAPPVPQRSAADGVPAPQRAVPAVPRTPAGPPPPASTRTVACPAPWESPAGSPQPRTFAAPPPPEQPPEQAAGPADATAAQPEFTRNGAPEQPAGPVTASRPVVGHIGDRPPTYDAEPVALPVSGPGDLDGLVADTVLDGARYGTYTLRAASVRGDSARFRGEPRRDALLTARFGAGDGSLVLVAVAGGARAAEYAHLAAADACRWIGGAVGRSHTRLSDDIRAGRRGELKSGLHRLTDRTYGKLRARAAELGIEADAYTVGLRCLLLSADPECRTRVFFGTGDGGLFRLRDGAWQDLEPPVPPAGARRGEPVVGFGSAPQTGAESEEGPGGDRLTMDLQITTPPSPYIESPVPPPAEPFRFRASVARPGDTLLLCSNGLAEPMRGEPALSEELAERWSATGPPGLAAFLADIQTRAKGYADDRTSAAVWEA; this is translated from the coding sequence ATGAGTCAGCAGGGGGAGACGCCCGCCGCCCACGAGGACGACTGGTGGCGCAGGCTGTACGACGAGACCGCGCCGGACACGGGGCCCAGCAGCGCGGCCGACAGTCTCGACGACCGCTTCGACTCCGCATCGGACGCGGTGGGTCCACCGGAGGACGACCGCACGGACACAGGAACGAACGAGGGCGCCGCCGTCCCCGTGCCCGACCCCCGCGTACCCGCAAGGCCGTCGGTTCCCGGTGCGCCGCCCGCCGGCGCACACCGGATGCGGCAGCCCCCACCGAAGGCGCCCCCTGTGCCTCAGCGGTCCGCCGCGGACGGCGTGCCCGCGCCCCAGCGAGCCGTACCGGCCGTGCCGCGGACACCCGCCGGGCCGCCTCCTCCCGCGTCGACGCGCACCGTGGCCTGCCCCGCTCCGTGGGAGTCTCCGGCCGGATCCCCGCAGCCGCGGACCTTCGCCGCCCCGCCGCCGCCCGAGCAGCCGCCCGAGCAGGCCGCCGGGCCCGCCGATGCCACGGCGGCGCAGCCGGAGTTCACCCGCAACGGCGCCCCCGAACAGCCCGCGGGCCCTGTCACGGCGTCCCGCCCCGTCGTCGGCCACATCGGGGACCGGCCGCCCACCTACGATGCCGAGCCCGTCGCCCTGCCCGTATCCGGCCCCGGTGACCTCGACGGGCTCGTCGCCGACACCGTGCTCGACGGCGCCCGGTACGGGACGTACACCCTGCGGGCCGCCTCCGTACGCGGGGACTCGGCGCGCTTCCGGGGCGAGCCCCGGCGTGACGCCCTGCTGACGGCACGCTTCGGTGCCGGTGACGGTTCCCTCGTCCTGGTCGCCGTCGCCGGCGGTGCCCGGGCCGCCGAGTACGCGCACCTCGCCGCCGCCGACGCCTGCCGCTGGATCGGGGGCGCCGTGGGCCGCAGCCACACCCGGCTCTCCGACGACATAAGGGCGGGACGCCGGGGCGAACTCAAATCGGGTCTGCACCGTCTCACCGACCGGACCTACGGCAAGCTGCGCGCCCGCGCGGCGGAGCTGGGCATCGAGGCCGACGCCTACACCGTGGGCCTGCGCTGCCTGCTCCTGTCCGCCGACCCCGAGTGCCGCACCCGGGTCTTCTTCGGCACCGGCGACGGGGGCCTGTTCCGGCTCCGTGACGGTGCCTGGCAGGACCTCGAACCGCCGGTACCGCCCGCCGGTGCCCGTCGGGGGGAACCCGTCGTCGGTTTCGGCTCGGCCCCCCAGACCGGTGCGGAGAGCGAAGAGGGGCCGGGCGGCGACCGGCTGACGATGGACCTGCAGATCACGACGCCGCCGTCCCCGTACATCGAGAGTCCTGTGCCGCCGCCCGCCGAACCGTTCCGTTTCCGTGCCTCGGTCGCCCGTCCGGGGGACACGCTGCTGCTCTGCAGCAACGGTCTGGCCGAACCGATGCGGGGCGAGCCCGCCCTCTCCGAGGAGCTCGCCGAGCGCTGGAGCGCCACCGGGCCCCCTGGACTGGCCGCATTCCTCGCGGACATCCAGACGAGGGCCAAGGGGTATGCCGACGACCGCACGAGCGCCGCGGTCTGGGAGGCGTAA